The genomic interval TAATACCAATTAGCAGGAGGTTACATAGTGCGAATAGCAATTTGTCCCGGAAGTTTTGATCCAGTTACAAATGGTCACATTGATATTTTCGAACGAGCCAGCAAACTATTTGACGTATTAATTGTTGCAGTATTTCATAATCCGAATAAGCAACCCCTTTTTGATATGGCTGAAAGGGTGGAACTATTAACATTAACGACTAAACACATTCCAAACGTACGTATTGACTCCTTTTCTGGCTTGCTTAATGAATATGCCCATCAGCAAAGTTCCAATATAATTGTTAGGGGTTTACGTGCACTAAGTGACTTTGAATATGAGTTCCAGCGTGCGTTATTAATAAAGAAAATTGACCCTACGCTAGAAACAGTCTTTATTATGACTAGTAGTGAGTATTCCTTTATAAGTTCAAGTGGAATAAAAGAATTAGCTAATTTTGGCGGAAGTATCGCAGGATTGGTGCCTGAAGGCGTAGAACATAGAATTAGTAAGCGCATAAAGAAAAAATAATTATATAAACGTATTAAATCTTGGGTAATTGTAAGCATAAGTTTAATACGAAATATATAGTTAAGTAATACCAAATGGGGAGAGGTATTTATGACTATTGAAGGAATCTTAGATGAATTAGAAAGTTTATTGATTGATGCTGCACGCGTACCATTTACAAATAAACGAGTGTTAGAAGAAGATGATGTAGCAAGACTACTTGATGAATTGAGGGAAGCATTGCCTGGTACTATTTCTGAGGCTAGTAAAATTATGCAAGAAAAACAACGAATTTTAGAGGAAGCCCAAAAGGAAGCACATAATATTATTGAGAAAGCGAAAAGCTATACTATTAAATTAACAGATGAAAATGTAATTACAAAACAAGCTCAGGATTATAGCGCTGAAATTGTTACTCAAGCACAAAAACAAGCCTGTGATTTAGAAAATGATGCGATTGCTTATGCTGACGATGTATTCAAACATCTTTCAGGAAACCTAGAAAAAGCACTAGAAGTAGTTCGCCAAGGTCATAATGAACTTCATCAGTCAAGAAAAAAATAAGGAGCATATGCTCCTTATTTTTTTCTGATCAAAACTCATAAAAATTTGGTTATTAGTAGATGCTATTATGGCTTATGTTTATGCCCAATGTGTTTAATAAATCCAAGATCTTTACTTACATATTGGTACAATTCTTTGATAATATGTATGGCTATAGATAGAGCAATCATAATACTTAATAATATTAATATTTGATAACTCACTTGCTCTATTCTTGTTAAGAAGGAAACAGCTATAGCCGAGCTAGTCGGGATAAGCATTACAGGAAGTGTAAATAATTGAGTTATGCTACTAAAGGGCGATATCATTAATATGATTGTAAGTATTGAAGCGAGTAAGGCATGAAGAATTCTAGCCACCATATACGGCACCATTCTTATACCTGATTCTATAACAATACTAGCCACTTGGCCGTGAACAGAAAGGCCGCTCCAAGCAATAATTGCACTTGCTACTACTACTTTTTCAATTAATGGTCCATCAGCCTGACTCGCTGCTAATGTACCTAAATCTATTTCGAATAATCCACTAACTAAAGCTGGCGCTAGATTTGTAGTAAATCCAATTATCCCCAAGAACACTGCAAAAGCGTTACTCAAAAGAGCCGTTACTCCAATAACCGATAAAATTTGTAGAAATACGGAGAACAGAATAATAAACCCACCAATAAGTAAAATTGTATTCATAGAATTTTTTACAGAATCACCAAGCAATTGCGCTATAGATCGTTTATCCTCTTGTTTTGCAGCATATAAAGCACGGAATGCCCTGAGTATAATGTTTCCTGTTGCCACTTGTGTATCATTCTTATAATTATCTCGACCACGACCATGGAAACGAAAGATAATACCTACAAGAAAACTTGATAGGTAATGAGCCAATGCGATAATTACACCTAATTCTGGCATACCAAACATCCCAACAGCAACAGCACCAAACATAAAGAGGGGGTCTGCCGTATTTGTAAAGGACAGCAATCTCTCTGCTTCAACACCAGTACATAGTTTACTCTTGCGGAACTTACATGTTATTACAGCATCCATAGGATATCCTGAAGCTAATCCCATTGATAAGGCAAATGCTCCTATTCCCGGAACATTAAAAATGGGCCTCATTAATGGTTCCAGCAAGACGCCGATGAAATGAACTACGCCTAATCCCATGAGAATTTCTGACAAAATAAAAAAAGGCAACAAAGAAGGAAAAACTACATTCCACCATAAATTAAGGCCCATAATAGCTGAATCAAATGCATCTTTAGGATAGTTAACCATAGAAATAGTAATAAATACTGCACTAAATGCCATAAAATATGCTAGTAGCCGGGAGTGATAACGTTTACCTCTGCCGAAAATTCTCATATAATAATCTCCTCTCCTATAAGGCAGTCTCTAATATATATTGGGAGATAGAGCGTAATATAACTATATAAAATATAGAATTAATAAAATAATAGATGAATATTATTGTTACTCTAGGTGTAGTTCTCACATAGAATATTAATACTTTGTATATTTTAGGGGGTGATCATATTAGACCCAAAGTTGGTATAGCTTTAGGATCAGGTGGTTTAAGGGGATTAGCGCATGTTGGTGTACTCAAGGTATTAGAGAGGGAAAATATCCCAATTGATTATATTGCAGGTTGTAGCATTGGTAGCTTAATTGGTGCTTTATATTGTTCCGGCCAGACCCCAGAAACAATATTGCGATTAGCTAAACATTTAAAGCCTCGGAATTGGTTAGACTTTATGATTTCTAAGATGGGGGTAATTTCCGGAGATAAGGTATTAGAGATTATACACTTACTAACTAAAGGAAAAAGCTTTTCAGAATTAAAAATACCATTAGCTATCGTAGCGACGGAAATAAAACAAGGCAAAGAAATCATTTTTACTGAAGGAAATGTAGCGATAGCCGTAAGAGCGAGTATTTCTGTCCCCGGATTCTTTGTACCTTTTAGTGTAGCAGATATGTTATTAGTTGATGGGGCGGTATTAAATCCGACACCAATTGATGTAGTGAGAAAAATGGGGGCTAATATTGTAATTGCAGTTGACCTATCCCATGCAGGAACGGTTTGTAATATTACAACAATATTTGATGTTATTATGCAATCATTTGATATTATGGAGCGAGAATTATTTAAATACCGACAACACAATTGGGATATACTGATACGACCAGATATTGCCCATATACAACCAAGTTCTTTTGATAATATGGACGAAAGCGTTCTTTTAGGGGAACAAGCAGCAGAGAGTATGCTTGTCGATATCAAACGTTTATTGAATGAACCTATAGTGGAATATAACGAGCTGGATAACGAAAATCCCATGCACCTACCTTCCAACTAGAAGAGGGCATTCCTAATGCATACATATCACTAGATATAGTATCAACAGATAACATTTGTTGGAGTGAAGTAAGCGGTTCAGTATCACGTTGTTTGCTGCTCAGATAGTGTGTGGTTTTGGTTATAAGAGGAATAGAACAAGATTGATTTAGTTCCTTTAATAATAAACGTCCATTTTGATTAAATGCCAATATACGGGCATAGAGTGGGCCTTGTTCGTCAAAATCTTGTAATTGGTTCTTTGTAGTTCCTAACAAAGCATGAATAATAATACGTTGCAATCTTGTATAGGTATAGCGTTTACTTTTCAGCATAGAAAATAAATGTTTCATATCTCCTGCTAAAAGTGAACAATCGCGGATTTTGTAATGTAGCCCTTCTGATACGCTAGGCAATTGTTCTAACCGTTTTAAACTAGTTGTCCGCAAGTTAGCTAATATAATATTAGCTAAATCAGATAAAGTTACTGGACCACGTCCTTCTTCCAATATATTGGAAATAATTTGTAACGTAGTTGCAGGGACAGCCATTTTTAATTCTTCTGTAATATTCATATAATTGGTTAGCACTTGCCTAATGGCAGTGGCACTAGCAAAAGGTGTCGTAATACTGGTATCATTGTATTTTGATTGTTGTCTAGTCACTGCAATAGGAATGAGATTTGGTGCGAATTTTTCGATAGAACGGAGGTATTCTACCGCTAAAATATTATTAGACGAGGTTATAATTCCAGGAGAAATAGAATGCTGTTTTTCTAAAGCCTGTCCGAGAGCAGCCGCGTAAGTG from Pelosinus sp. IPA-1 carries:
- the coaD gene encoding pantetheine-phosphate adenylyltransferase — translated: MRIAICPGSFDPVTNGHIDIFERASKLFDVLIVAVFHNPNKQPLFDMAERVELLTLTTKHIPNVRIDSFSGLLNEYAHQQSSNIIVRGLRALSDFEYEFQRALLIKKIDPTLETVFIMTSSEYSFISSSGIKELANFGGSIAGLVPEGVEHRISKRIKKK
- the ylbJ gene encoding sporulation integral membrane protein YlbJ, encoding MRIFGRGKRYHSRLLAYFMAFSAVFITISMVNYPKDAFDSAIMGLNLWWNVVFPSLLPFFILSEILMGLGVVHFIGVLLEPLMRPIFNVPGIGAFALSMGLASGYPMDAVITCKFRKSKLCTGVEAERLLSFTNTADPLFMFGAVAVGMFGMPELGVIIALAHYLSSFLVGIIFRFHGRGRDNYKNDTQVATGNIILRAFRALYAAKQEDKRSIAQLLGDSVKNSMNTILLIGGFIILFSVFLQILSVIGVTALLSNAFAVFLGIIGFTTNLAPALVSGLFEIDLGTLAASQADGPLIEKVVVASAIIAWSGLSVHGQVASIVIESGIRMVPYMVARILHALLASILTIILMISPFSSITQLFTLPVMLIPTSSAIAVSFLTRIEQVSYQILILLSIMIALSIAIHIIKELYQYVSKDLGFIKHIGHKHKP
- a CDS encoding patatin-like phospholipase family protein: MRPKVGIALGSGGLRGLAHVGVLKVLERENIPIDYIAGCSIGSLIGALYCSGQTPETILRLAKHLKPRNWLDFMISKMGVISGDKVLEIIHLLTKGKSFSELKIPLAIVATEIKQGKEIIFTEGNVAIAVRASISVPGFFVPFSVADMLLVDGAVLNPTPIDVVRKMGANIVIAVDLSHAGTVCNITTIFDVIMQSFDIMERELFKYRQHNWDILIRPDIAHIQPSSFDNMDESVLLGEQAAESMLVDIKRLLNEPIVEYNELDNENPMHLPSN
- a CDS encoding nucleotidyltransferase, which codes for MQAVGVIVEYNPFHNGHKWHINAAKKISGCPFVIGVMSGNFVQRGEPAIFDKWTRAEMAIRGGVDLIIELPTVFSVRSAQYFAAGGVRLLQSLGLVSHICFGAEHADLTLLKTIAMATNDFITVNDMHVNLKAGNTYAAALGQALEKQHSISPGIITSSNNILAVEYLRSIEKFAPNLIPIAVTRQQSKYNDTSITTPFASATAIRQVLTNYMNITEELKMAVPATTLQIISNILEEGRGPVTLSDLANIILANLRTTSLKRLEQLPSVSEGLHYKIRDCSLLAGDMKHLFSMLKSKRYTYTRLQRIIIHALLGTTKNQLQDFDEQGPLYARILAFNQNGRLLLKELNQSCSIPLITKTTHYLSSKQRDTEPLTSLQQMLSVDTISSDMYALGMPSSSWKVGAWDFRYPARYIPL